From Nitrosopumilus zosterae, the proteins below share one genomic window:
- a CDS encoding proteasome assembly chaperone family protein, with protein sequence MQKEFPEAEIFEIKKIELNSPIIFAGFVGAGLVGPLAINHIIEKLKMQQIAVMRSKYLPPSTVFMRGRLRHPFRFYANPEGTICAIICEITLRMEGLYSLVGEILDWAEEKGSKEIVILDGVASIGHDDKAYCAAEEDLVRTMAEKDISMIPQGFITGIPGGILNECLVREIQGLTLLAKANKVAPDSGAAATLIEALNRFYDLNIDTKQLEDEKDRFHSEFSELSQKYVEHREEIAGMYM encoded by the coding sequence GTGCAGAAAGAATTTCCAGAAGCCGAAATCTTTGAGATAAAGAAAATAGAATTAAACAGTCCAATAATTTTTGCAGGATTTGTAGGTGCAGGTCTAGTAGGACCTCTTGCAATAAACCACATCATTGAGAAACTGAAAATGCAACAAATAGCAGTAATGAGATCAAAATATCTTCCACCATCAACAGTTTTCATGAGAGGGAGACTACGGCATCCATTTAGATTTTATGCAAATCCAGAGGGAACAATATGTGCGATAATTTGTGAAATAACATTGAGAATGGAAGGGTTGTATTCACTAGTAGGAGAAATTTTAGATTGGGCAGAAGAGAAAGGCTCAAAAGAAATTGTAATTTTAGACGGGGTTGCAAGTATAGGACATGATGACAAAGCATATTGTGCAGCTGAAGAAGATTTGGTACGAACCATGGCAGAAAAAGACATCAGTATGATCCCACAGGGATTTATCACAGGAATTCCAGGAGGGATATTAAACGAATGCTTGGTAAGGGAAATCCAAGGACTAACATTATTAGCAAAAGCAAACAAAGTGGCGCCTGATTCAGGAGCAGCCGCCACCCTGATTGAAGCACTGAATAGATTCTATGATTTGAACATTGACACAAAACAACTAGAAGATGAGAAAGATAGATTCCACTCAGAATTTAGTGAGTTATCTCAGAAATATGTAGAGCATAGAGAAGAGATAGCTGGAATGTATATGTGA